From the genome of Streptomyces sp. NBC_01317, one region includes:
- a CDS encoding ATP-grasp domain-containing protein: MTPLPPHLLFVGGASPLASSLDIVTAALTQARARGIRTHVTGRSEVLAATPAVTELADEVSPVDPDDPVLSEAWARQRLADGDSFDLVLGLRDPVQLSVARCAAVAGAPGNTPEAVRRVRDKDACRAALAAAGFRQPRVRLCAGLGQAEAFLAESYGPWVVKPRDGMGSVGVRKVTGPADLPRAVEELPTSEPFLVEEFVEGPEFSVEGVLLKDGPKVLAITAKEKLPPPYFVEIGHVLPAELPAAVRREVEDEVVRALTALDLRFGVFHAELWVTDAGIVLGEVHTRPGGDWLHLLLSHAIPGLELFGLLYDDALGRDHAQDLTPTRAAAVAFLAPEPGRLVEVTGWERVLAHPAVLRAELGVVPGDVITPVRNSGDRAGFVVVGAATPREARELAAEVTALLSFEVEPAAVAVPG; this comes from the coding sequence ATGACCCCTCTCCCTCCCCACCTGCTCTTCGTCGGCGGGGCGAGCCCGCTGGCGTCCAGCCTGGACATCGTCACCGCCGCGCTGACCCAGGCGCGCGCCCGGGGGATCCGTACCCATGTGACCGGCAGGAGTGAGGTCCTGGCCGCGACCCCCGCCGTCACCGAACTGGCCGACGAGGTCTCCCCGGTCGACCCGGACGATCCGGTGCTGTCCGAGGCCTGGGCCCGTCAACGCCTCGCGGACGGGGACTCCTTCGACCTGGTCCTCGGGCTGCGGGACCCCGTACAGCTCAGTGTGGCGCGGTGTGCGGCGGTCGCCGGGGCCCCCGGCAACACACCGGAGGCTGTCCGGCGCGTACGGGACAAGGACGCCTGCCGGGCCGCCCTGGCCGCCGCCGGGTTCCGGCAGCCACGGGTGCGGTTGTGCGCCGGCCTCGGCCAGGCGGAGGCCTTCCTCGCGGAGTCGTACGGCCCCTGGGTGGTGAAGCCACGGGACGGCATGGGCAGTGTCGGGGTACGGAAGGTGACCGGCCCCGCCGACCTGCCGCGCGCCGTGGAGGAACTGCCCACCAGCGAGCCGTTCCTCGTGGAGGAGTTCGTGGAGGGACCGGAGTTCAGCGTGGAGGGCGTGCTCCTCAAGGACGGGCCCAAGGTGCTCGCGATCACCGCGAAGGAGAAGCTGCCGCCCCCGTACTTCGTCGAGATCGGCCACGTACTCCCCGCCGAACTGCCCGCCGCCGTACGGCGGGAGGTGGAGGACGAAGTCGTCCGGGCGCTGACGGCGCTGGACCTCCGCTTCGGTGTCTTCCACGCCGAACTGTGGGTGACGGACGCCGGGATCGTCCTCGGCGAGGTGCACACGCGCCCCGGCGGCGACTGGCTCCACCTGCTGCTGTCCCACGCCATCCCCGGGCTGGAACTGTTCGGCCTGCTCTACGACGACGCGCTGGGACGCGACCACGCCCAGGACCTCACCCCCACCCGCGCCGCCGCCGTCGCCTTCCTCGCCCCGGAGCCGGGGCGGCTGGTCGAGGTGACCGGCTGGGAGCGGGTCCTGGCCCATCCGGCCGTCCTGCGAGCGGAGTTGGGCGTGGTGCCGGGGGACGTCATCACTCCGGTACGGAACTCCGGCGACCGGGCCGGATTTGTGGTGGTCGGCGCGGCCACACCCCGGGAGGCACGGGAGCTGGCGGCGGAGGTGACGGCGTTGCTGTCGTTCGAGGTGGAGCCGGCCGCGGTGGCGGTGCCGGGCTGA
- a CDS encoding ATP-grasp domain-containing protein: MAHPHVLLIGWRPDAVTALHRLGAEVTCVLAASEADRPGDLLDDAHTVAVHDPSDTESTLAGLVRHGLDAQRFDIVTSQFEFTLVNAAVLGGDRSPMTPVDALALRDKDLQKRRIRAAGIPVADSRVIVRPRDLAGFPSVRGVLKPLADSSTRGVRTWNSRPEREEIARQLEQDSVGAPWLAEEWVDGGELHIDGVVRGGEVVFTSVGRYLQNVIAIREGGIVASVMQHPEECPDLYARAHAVAGRVMAALGHHDGVFHLEVFEQGDTLVFGECGGRIPGGSFDEMIRLQHGVDLHDEWARSVLGLPSAATPTTAATWFGDVFLATAPGRLVSRPADDEVAARDGVRYVSLQARPGDLLADAAQASSVFAGTAVVEGKDETHTADRIRRLASWFAEQSVLTSP; the protein is encoded by the coding sequence ATGGCCCACCCGCACGTACTCCTGATCGGCTGGCGGCCCGACGCGGTGACCGCCCTCCACCGCCTGGGCGCCGAGGTGACCTGTGTCCTCGCGGCGAGCGAAGCCGACCGGCCCGGAGACCTGTTGGACGACGCGCACACCGTCGCCGTGCACGACCCGTCCGACACCGAGTCGACGCTGGCGGGACTGGTCCGCCACGGGCTGGACGCCCAGCGGTTCGACATTGTCACCAGCCAGTTCGAGTTCACCCTGGTGAACGCGGCGGTGCTCGGCGGCGACCGCAGCCCCATGACACCCGTGGACGCGCTGGCCCTGCGCGACAAGGACCTCCAGAAGCGCCGCATCCGGGCCGCCGGCATCCCCGTCGCCGACTCGCGGGTGATCGTCCGCCCGCGCGACCTGGCCGGCTTCCCCTCCGTGCGCGGGGTGCTCAAACCGCTGGCCGACTCCTCCACCCGGGGCGTACGGACCTGGAACAGCCGCCCGGAACGCGAGGAGATCGCCCGGCAGTTGGAGCAGGACAGCGTCGGCGCGCCCTGGCTCGCCGAGGAGTGGGTGGACGGCGGCGAACTGCACATCGACGGGGTCGTGCGCGGTGGCGAGGTCGTCTTCACTTCCGTGGGGCGCTACCTCCAGAACGTCATCGCGATCCGCGAGGGCGGGATCGTGGCGTCCGTGATGCAGCACCCCGAGGAGTGCCCCGACCTCTACGCCCGCGCGCACGCGGTCGCCGGTCGGGTGATGGCGGCGCTGGGACACCACGACGGGGTGTTCCATCTGGAGGTCTTCGAGCAGGGCGACACACTCGTCTTCGGTGAGTGCGGGGGCCGGATTCCGGGCGGGTCCTTCGACGAGATGATCCGTCTCCAGCACGGCGTCGACCTGCACGACGAGTGGGCCAGGTCGGTCCTCGGCCTCCCGTCCGCCGCGACTCCGACGACCGCCGCCACCTGGTTCGGTGACGTCTTCCTCGCCACCGCCCCCGGCCGGCTCGTGTCGCGCCCGGCCGATGACGAGGTGGCCGCACGGGACGGCGTACGGTACGTGTCGCTCCAGGCCCGGCCCGGGGACCTGCTGGCGGACGCGGCGCAGGCGTCGAGCGTCTTCGCCGGGACGGCGGTGGTGGAGGGCAAGGACGAGACGCACACGGCCGACCGTATCCGGCGGCTGGCGAGCTGGTTCGCGGAACAGAGCGTGCTCACCTCGCCCTGA
- a CDS encoding aminotransferase family protein yields MDATRTTPAPRPHLTAESRLEQARARDRRHVWHTWSPLAADRTALMISHGAGHRVWDVDGKEYLDAASLNSTCGYAHPEVIRAIGEQAARLHHFDLSLASQEPAGLLAERLASYLPPELPKTLFVNSGSEGFEAALMIASAYWSHLGRPRSRVVGFARGYQGSTLLTRSMSTLPRSRHLLRSPVDATLVELPLPPKELRRPESAPLLLAAFERALYENPEDPPAAVVVEPFLNVGGAIVLPPGFLRGLHELCDATGTLLIVDEVFTAYGRSGRMFASLREDVAPDILVSSKGLSGGYVPIAAVNVQQRIHDTFGQDPVIGGLRYGHTTSGHSVACAAALATLDVVEKGGLVERAEHLGGVMLDRLAPLAGHEQVVDVRGLGLILVVETSSAETAASVVVRAREQGLLLRQAGPSVMAVPPLVIDDEGARAVVDGLAGALADTVA; encoded by the coding sequence ATGGACGCAACCCGGACCACCCCCGCACCCCGTCCGCACCTCACCGCCGAATCCCGGCTCGAACAGGCCCGGGCGCGGGACCGGCGGCACGTGTGGCACACCTGGTCGCCCCTGGCGGCCGACCGTACGGCGCTGATGATCTCGCACGGCGCCGGCCACCGCGTGTGGGACGTCGACGGGAAGGAGTACCTCGACGCCGCGTCCCTCAACTCCACCTGTGGGTACGCGCATCCCGAGGTGATCAGGGCCATCGGAGAACAGGCCGCCCGGTTGCACCACTTCGACCTCTCGCTCGCCAGCCAGGAGCCGGCGGGACTGCTCGCCGAACGCCTCGCCTCCTACCTGCCCCCGGAGTTGCCGAAGACCCTGTTCGTCAACAGCGGCTCCGAGGGCTTCGAGGCGGCCCTCATGATCGCCTCCGCCTACTGGTCCCACCTCGGCCGCCCCCGATCGAGGGTCGTGGGGTTCGCGCGCGGCTACCAGGGCTCCACCCTGCTCACGCGCAGCATGTCGACCCTGCCGCGCAGCCGCCACCTCCTCCGGTCGCCCGTGGACGCCACCCTGGTCGAACTGCCCTTGCCGCCGAAGGAGTTGCGTCGCCCGGAGTCCGCGCCGCTGCTGCTCGCCGCCTTCGAGCGGGCCCTGTACGAGAACCCGGAGGACCCGCCCGCCGCCGTGGTGGTCGAGCCGTTCCTGAACGTCGGCGGCGCCATCGTCCTGCCGCCCGGCTTCCTGCGGGGCCTGCACGAACTGTGCGACGCCACCGGCACGTTGCTGATCGTGGACGAGGTGTTCACGGCGTACGGCCGCTCCGGGCGGATGTTCGCCTCGCTGCGCGAGGACGTCGCGCCGGACATCCTCGTGTCGAGCAAGGGCCTGAGCGGCGGGTACGTACCGATCGCGGCGGTCAACGTCCAGCAGCGCATCCATGACACGTTCGGCCAGGACCCGGTCATCGGCGGCCTGCGCTACGGCCACACCACCTCCGGGCACTCGGTGGCCTGCGCGGCCGCCCTCGCCACACTGGACGTGGTGGAGAAGGGCGGTCTGGTCGAGCGGGCCGAGCACCTCGGGGGTGTCATGCTCGACCGGCTGGCCCCGCTGGCCGGCCACGAGCAGGTGGTCGACGTCCGGGGGCTCGGGCTCATCCTCGTCGTGGAGACCTCGTCGGCGGAGACCGCCGCGAGCGTGGTGGTCCGGGCCAGGGAACAGGGGCTGCTGCTGCGGCAGGCGGGCCCGTCCGTCATGGCCGTACCCCCGCTGGTGATCGACGACGAGGGCGCCCGCGCGGTGGTCGACGGCCTCGCGGGCGCGCTGGCGGACACGGTCGCGTAG
- a CDS encoding cytochrome P450, with protein MTVTVGLRPEQLVPEQLVDPGLHATGDPHEVWRWMRAHAPVHHHEPGDLPAFWSLTRYTDIRSVYRDPGTFSSARGVLLRPVAMGEDPGGGTTLALTDPPRHKALRGLMADWFSTRAVRELEGYMRDAIRAVLARAVEQGTCDFVHDVAGRVSLYVIGRILGVPPEDHEDLFQWTNEAFLAHTSLAAHHRFMAYFVDLMDQRLEHPTDDLVTSLVHGTIDGEPLTEEEILLNCENLVGATENGRLALAGGMLALLEHPGELRRLREDRSLLPGAGEEILRWTSSATHSMRTVTTPTVIRGQRIEAGERVVVWVPSGNRDEEIFDHADRFDIGRAPNRHIALAAGEHFCIGSTLARAEMRILLTEILDSVGRIELNGPVVRLRSIHVAGPESIPLYIAAR; from the coding sequence ATGACGGTCACCGTTGGCCTGAGGCCAGAACAGCTCGTGCCGGAGCAGCTCGTCGACCCCGGACTGCACGCCACCGGCGACCCCCACGAGGTGTGGCGCTGGATGCGGGCACACGCGCCCGTGCACCACCACGAGCCGGGGGACCTGCCCGCGTTCTGGTCGCTGACGCGGTACACCGACATCAGGTCCGTCTACCGCGATCCCGGTACGTTCAGCTCCGCGCGCGGCGTCCTGCTGCGGCCCGTGGCCATGGGCGAGGACCCGGGCGGCGGTACGACCCTGGCTCTCACCGACCCGCCGCGTCACAAGGCGCTGCGCGGACTCATGGCCGACTGGTTCAGCACGCGGGCCGTCCGCGAGCTGGAGGGGTACATGCGGGACGCGATCCGCGCGGTCCTGGCCCGCGCGGTCGAACAGGGCACCTGCGACTTCGTCCACGATGTCGCGGGACGCGTCTCGCTGTACGTCATCGGCCGCATCCTCGGCGTCCCCCCGGAGGACCACGAGGACCTGTTCCAATGGACCAACGAGGCCTTCCTCGCCCATACGTCCCTGGCGGCGCACCATCGCTTCATGGCGTACTTCGTCGACCTGATGGACCAGCGGTTGGAACACCCCACCGACGACCTGGTCACCTCCCTGGTCCACGGCACGATCGACGGCGAGCCGCTGACCGAGGAGGAGATCCTGCTCAACTGCGAGAACCTGGTCGGCGCCACGGAGAACGGCCGGCTGGCGCTCGCGGGCGGCATGCTCGCCCTCCTCGAACACCCCGGCGAGCTGCGGAGGTTGCGCGAGGACCGGAGCCTGCTGCCGGGCGCGGGGGAGGAGATCCTCCGCTGGACCTCCAGCGCGACCCACAGCATGCGTACCGTCACTACGCCCACCGTCATCCGGGGGCAGCGGATCGAGGCGGGCGAGCGGGTCGTCGTCTGGGTGCCGTCCGGCAACCGGGACGAGGAGATCTTCGACCACGCGGACCGCTTCGACATCGGCCGCGCCCCGAACCGGCACATCGCCCTCGCCGCCGGCGAACACTTCTGCATCGGCAGCACGCTGGCCCGCGCCGAGATGCGCATCCTGCTCACCGAGATCCTCGACAGCGTGGGCCGTATCGAACTGAACGGCCCGGTCGTACGGCTGCGTTCGATCCACGTCGCCGGTCCCGAGAGCATCCCGCTCTACATCGCCGCGCGCTGA
- a CDS encoding glycosyltransferase family 2 protein, translated as MTVRLVSVVGGDTSLLPHMLAHYEGLGIEAFHVIRHVESRADPTLPSSVDVARSAGHDFTRISVGPWHEHLNPRLIRETMAEHPDDWWVVADLDEFQVYPDSLKETVAHCERHGFDYVEGAFLDRVAADGSFPDPEPFGSAPLWRQYPLAGLVTLRLMGARPTKVPLARGRVELGYGQHNSWTGRGAPAASVYAQVHHFKWTASARERLAKRVAAYSSGEWHINNAKIIDESRAFLDHVAANNGRLVVDDPRLGLQRCALAYGDYAGWADLAATLSRQYVEFDAARAATGRREAG; from the coding sequence GTGACCGTCCGCCTGGTGTCCGTCGTCGGCGGGGACACCTCCCTCCTGCCCCACATGCTGGCCCACTACGAAGGGCTCGGCATCGAGGCGTTCCATGTGATCCGCCATGTGGAGAGCAGGGCGGACCCCACCCTCCCGTCGTCCGTCGACGTCGCCCGGAGCGCGGGACACGACTTCACCCGGATCAGCGTCGGGCCGTGGCACGAACATCTCAACCCGCGGCTGATCCGCGAGACGATGGCCGAACACCCCGACGACTGGTGGGTGGTGGCCGACCTGGACGAGTTCCAGGTCTACCCGGACTCCCTGAAGGAGACGGTCGCCCACTGCGAGCGGCACGGATTCGACTACGTGGAAGGGGCGTTCCTCGACCGGGTGGCCGCCGACGGCTCCTTCCCCGACCCCGAACCGTTCGGCTCGGCGCCGCTGTGGCGGCAGTACCCGCTCGCCGGGCTGGTGACCCTGCGGCTCATGGGCGCGCGGCCGACGAAGGTGCCGCTGGCCCGTGGCCGGGTGGAGCTGGGGTACGGGCAGCACAACAGCTGGACCGGCCGGGGCGCCCCGGCAGCGAGTGTGTACGCGCAGGTGCACCACTTCAAGTGGACCGCCTCGGCGCGCGAGCGGCTGGCCAAGCGGGTCGCCGCGTACTCCTCCGGGGAGTGGCACATCAACAACGCGAAGATCATCGATGAGTCGCGGGCGTTCCTGGACCATGTGGCGGCCAACAACGGCCGTCTGGTGGTGGACGATCCCCGACTGGGCCTCCAGCGCTGCGCGTTGGCCTACGGGGACTACGCCGGCTGGGCGGACCTGGCCGCGACGCTGAGCCGGCAGTACGTGGAATTCGACGCGGCCCGGGCGGCGACGGGCCGCCGGGAGGCGGGCTGA
- a CDS encoding SDR family oxidoreductase, with product MRSPGRVALVTGANKGIGKATARALARRGVTVLLGSRSLGRGEEAARELAWEGLPVTALQLDVTDPAGVEAAAERVRNEHGRLDVLVNNAGLFVGSAAVETTPDRMRDMFDVNVFGVVTVTHASLPLLRRSPAPRIVNVSSTTASLTLTGDGAELPGNADRRFAYTSSKAALNMLTLQYARAFAHDPGLAHLKINSASPGYTATGMNDFQAPRSAEEGARVIVDLATLPDDGPTGGFFDDQGPVAW from the coding sequence ATGAGGAGTCCCGGTCGTGTGGCCCTGGTGACGGGGGCGAACAAGGGGATCGGCAAGGCGACGGCGCGTGCGCTGGCGCGGCGGGGCGTGACGGTCCTGCTCGGCAGCCGCAGTCTCGGCCGGGGCGAGGAGGCCGCACGCGAACTGGCCTGGGAGGGATTGCCAGTGACGGCTCTTCAGCTCGACGTCACCGATCCCGCCGGGGTGGAGGCGGCGGCGGAGCGCGTACGGAACGAACACGGACGGCTCGACGTCCTGGTCAACAACGCGGGTCTGTTCGTCGGTTCGGCGGCGGTGGAGACGACCCCCGACCGGATGCGCGACATGTTCGACGTGAACGTCTTCGGCGTCGTGACCGTCACCCACGCCTCGCTGCCTCTGTTACGCCGCTCCCCCGCGCCCCGGATCGTCAACGTCTCCAGCACCACGGCCTCGCTGACCCTGACGGGCGACGGGGCCGAGCTGCCCGGCAACGCGGACCGGCGCTTCGCCTACACCAGCTCCAAGGCCGCGCTCAACATGCTGACCCTCCAGTACGCGAGGGCCTTCGCCCACGATCCCGGCCTCGCCCACCTCAAGATCAACTCGGCGTCGCCCGGCTACACCGCGACGGGCATGAACGACTTCCAGGCGCCACGCTCCGCCGAAGAGGGCGCGCGCGTCATCGTGGACCTGGCCACCCTGCCCGACGACGGACCGACGGGCGGATTCTTCGACGACCAGGGCCCCGTGGCCTGGTAG
- a CDS encoding UTP--glucose-1-phosphate uridylyltransferase, translated as MTTTIRRAVIPAAGLGSRLLPLTKSTPKEMLPIGDKPVIEHTVRELVSSGITDITIVVSGGKGMIQEHFRPNPALAEQLRIDGKSAYADAVEDVAELSRLGHITYLDQHGPYGNGTPVLNAARNFDDEPMLVLWPDDVFVAEVPRAQQLIRAYEMTNSPVLALIPMDPADSRRYGVPVVAEDLDDGLLRITGLVEKPKPEDAPSAYAAIGGYVITPAIIDELREQTRCWHEHRTGEIYLTDAINAYARRHAAYGQVMRGTWYDTGNPLAYLTAQFAVALADPEYGPHLRRLARDLGEPEGAV; from the coding sequence ATGACCACGACGATCCGCAGGGCTGTCATTCCCGCCGCCGGCCTGGGCTCGCGCCTGCTGCCGCTGACGAAGTCGACACCGAAGGAGATGCTGCCGATCGGTGACAAGCCCGTCATCGAACACACCGTCAGAGAGTTGGTGTCGTCCGGCATCACGGACATCACCATCGTGGTCTCCGGGGGCAAGGGGATGATCCAGGAGCACTTCCGGCCCAACCCCGCCCTGGCCGAACAGCTGCGTATCGACGGCAAGTCGGCCTACGCGGACGCGGTGGAGGACGTCGCCGAGCTGTCCCGGCTCGGGCACATCACGTACCTCGACCAGCACGGCCCGTACGGCAACGGCACCCCCGTCCTGAACGCGGCCCGCAACTTCGACGACGAGCCGATGCTCGTCCTGTGGCCCGACGACGTGTTCGTGGCGGAGGTCCCACGCGCCCAACAGCTCATCAGGGCCTACGAGATGACCAACAGCCCCGTCCTGGCCCTCATCCCGATGGACCCCGCCGACTCCCGCCGCTACGGCGTCCCGGTGGTCGCGGAGGACCTGGACGACGGGCTGCTGCGCATCACGGGCCTGGTCGAGAAGCCCAAGCCCGAGGACGCGCCCTCCGCGTACGCCGCCATCGGCGGGTACGTCATCACCCCCGCCATCATCGACGAACTGCGCGAACAGACGCGGTGCTGGCACGAACACCGCACCGGCGAGATCTACTTGACCGACGCCATCAACGCGTACGCGCGGCGTCACGCGGCGTACGGGCAGGTGATGCGCGGGACGTGGTACGACACCGGCAACCCGCTCGCGTACCTCACCGCGCAGTTCGCGGTGGCGCTCGCCGACCCCGAGTACGGCCCGCACCTGCGCCGGCTCGCGCGGGACCTGGGCGAGCCCGAGGGCGCAGTCTAG
- a CDS encoding TauD/TfdA dioxygenase family protein, translating into MTQLPLTDVGIVPLAGGIGAELTGVDAAGPLADETAAQVRRALLAHKVVFLRGQRLDYDSQAAFARRFGDLTLGHPVYSAPKDRPAVREIDSRAGTRANHWHTDLTFVERPPALAFLHNKVIPPVGGDTMWANTVAAYESLPEPLRALADRLRIVHSNDSDYTDETVAARAEYISTLYETEHPAVHVHPETGERSLLLGGFARRAVGFGPQASRDLMRILQEYVVRPEHTVRWTWRVGDLAIWDNRATQHYAIHDYGTEARRAERCTVVGSVPVGIDGRPSVTVSGDASTYSAGVA; encoded by the coding sequence ATGACCCAACTGCCCTTGACCGACGTGGGGATCGTCCCCCTGGCCGGTGGTATCGGCGCCGAACTCACCGGTGTGGACGCGGCAGGACCGCTCGCGGACGAGACAGCCGCGCAGGTGCGCCGCGCCCTCCTCGCCCACAAGGTGGTGTTCCTCCGCGGCCAGCGGCTCGACTACGACAGCCAGGCGGCGTTCGCCCGCCGGTTCGGCGACCTGACGCTGGGCCACCCCGTCTACAGTGCCCCCAAGGACCGCCCCGCCGTACGGGAGATCGACTCCCGCGCGGGCACCCGGGCCAACCACTGGCACACCGACCTCACCTTCGTCGAACGGCCGCCTGCCCTGGCCTTCCTCCACAACAAGGTCATCCCGCCGGTGGGCGGTGACACGATGTGGGCGAACACCGTCGCCGCGTACGAGAGCCTGCCCGAGCCCCTCCGCGCGCTGGCCGACCGCCTGCGGATCGTGCACAGCAACGACTCCGACTACACCGACGAGACGGTCGCGGCCCGCGCGGAGTACATCTCCACGCTGTACGAGACCGAGCACCCCGCCGTTCACGTGCACCCGGAGACCGGCGAACGGTCGCTGCTCCTCGGGGGCTTCGCGCGCCGCGCGGTGGGCTTCGGCCCGCAGGCCTCCCGCGACCTGATGCGGATCCTCCAGGAGTACGTGGTCCGGCCCGAGCACACCGTCCGGTGGACCTGGCGCGTCGGCGACCTGGCCATCTGGGACAACCGCGCGACCCAGCACTACGCGATCCACGACTACGGCACCGAGGCCCGCCGCGCCGAGCGCTGCACGGTCGTCGGCTCCGTCCCGGTCGGGATCGACGGCCGCCCGAGCGTGACCGTGAGCGGGGACGCCTCCACGTACAGCGCCGGTGTCGCCTGA
- a CDS encoding glycosyltransferase family 8 protein: MGQQDLHVVFAVDQNYVDAAAVVAHSIGAGLRDTSSRPAFHVIDSGLGADGRRFLADALGRVGDVDLYTVPDRLEMATPRKHWTAATLHRLHIGDVVPRDIGRVIYLDVDTLVLDDLTELYRYDLAGNTIGAVINEVAPARVLTLGDRASLSQTGAKPPGYFNAGVLLIDMDRWRAENTTERSLDIYRTYGKDIPTLDQDILNYLYAERWTPVPDKWNKLIEHPVHGRFGSGRLDYLTRREGIIHFIGGDKPWGDVFPDNALRRLYEEYSSVLALTGSS, encoded by the coding sequence ATGGGACAGCAGGATCTCCACGTGGTGTTCGCGGTGGACCAGAACTACGTCGACGCGGCCGCCGTGGTGGCCCACTCGATCGGGGCCGGACTGCGCGACACGAGCAGCCGCCCCGCCTTCCACGTCATCGACTCGGGACTCGGGGCCGACGGCCGGCGGTTCCTCGCCGACGCCCTGGGCCGGGTGGGGGACGTGGACCTCTACACCGTCCCCGACCGCCTGGAGATGGCCACCCCGCGCAAACACTGGACGGCCGCCACCCTGCACCGGCTGCACATCGGTGACGTCGTGCCCCGGGACATCGGCCGGGTCATCTACCTCGACGTCGACACCCTGGTCCTGGACGACCTGACGGAGCTTTACCGGTACGACCTGGCGGGCAACACCATCGGCGCCGTGATCAACGAGGTGGCACCGGCCCGGGTGCTGACCCTGGGCGACCGGGCGAGCCTGAGCCAGACCGGCGCCAAGCCGCCCGGCTACTTCAACGCGGGAGTGCTGCTGATCGACATGGACCGGTGGCGGGCCGAGAACACCACGGAACGGTCCCTGGACATCTACCGGACGTACGGGAAGGACATCCCGACGCTCGACCAGGACATCCTCAACTACCTTTACGCGGAACGCTGGACACCCGTGCCCGACAAGTGGAACAAGCTCATCGAGCACCCGGTCCACGGGCGTTTCGGCAGCGGCCGTCTCGACTACCTGACGCGCCGTGAGGGGATCATCCACTTCATCGGCGGTGACAAGCCGTGGGGTGACGTGTTCCCCGACAACGCGCTGCGCCGGCTGTACGAGGAGTACTCCTCCGTGCTCGCCCTGACCGGTTCCTCGTGA